In Paenibacillus protaetiae, the genomic stretch AATCGTCTGCTCCAGCTGCTGCAGCCTGCTTGCATTGCTTTCATACAGTTGTTCCGCCTGCTCTTTCGTTTCGGCTGTCAGCATAAAATATGCGATCCCAATTTCGTTCATATCCATGTTATCGTCCAGCGGATAACCGGAACCGCGGAACACTTCCTTCACCGTTTCCTGCCAATCCTCTTGCAAATTCATATGAATCGTATAACTCATTGCGCACCTCTTTTCCCCTTGCATCGTTACTAACAAGGATAATGGGTGGCTCGTTATTTTTCAACAAAGATATGATGATCTGCAAGCCGGAGAGATTGTCGGCTACTCCGTCATTTTGCGCAGCACGATGACAGCATTATGGCCGCCGAATCCGAATGAATTGGACATGCCTATTGTAAGCTCAGCCTCCCGCGCTTCATTCGGCACATAATCGAGATCGCATGCCGGATCGGCTTCCGATTGATTGATCGTTGGCGGAATGATGCCTTCCTGCAAGCTTTTAATCAGCGCAATCGCTTCCGCTCCGCCGGATGCGCCCAGCATATGGCCAAGCATTGATTTGTTGGCCGTGACGGGAACGCGATAAGCATCTTCGCCAAGCAGCCGCTTAATTGCCGCGGTTTCGGTGGCGTCGCCCAGTTCGGTACTGGTCGCATGCGCGCTGATAACGTCAATTTCGGCCGGCTCGATGCCTGCATCTTTCACCGCAAGCTTCATCGCACGATAAGCGCCGTCGCCTTCAGGGTGAGTAGCTACCATATGATAGGCGTCCGAGCTTGATCCGTAACCGATCACTTCGGCGTAAATACGAGCGCCGCGGCTCTTCGCGTGGGAAAGCGACTCCAGCACCAGAATGCCCGCTCCTTCCGACATTACAAAACCGTCTCGTCCTTTGTCGAATGGTCGGCTCGCCTTCTCCGGCTCATCGTTCCGGGTGGATAATGCCGTCGCATTGCCAAAGCTGGCGAGCGAAATTTCCGTTACAGCCGCCTCTGATCCGCCTGCAATGATAATGTCCGCCCGGCCGCCGCGTATTGCGTGGAACGCTTCGCCAATTGCGGTATTGCCGATCGAACATGCCGTAACCGGCGCCATTGTCGGCCCGTAGGCGCTATATTCAATGCTGATCATGGCAGAAGCCATATTAGCGATCATCATCGGCACAAGCGTTGGGCTGACCCGCTCCGGACCGCGCCCGGACAAAATCCGATCCTGCTCCAACAGCGTCTGCAGCCCGCCGATGCCGGAGCCGACATAGACGCCAAGCCGCTCATGGTCAATTTCATCCATCCGCAAGCCGGAATCGGTTACCGCTTC encodes the following:
- the fabF gene encoding beta-ketoacyl-ACP synthase II encodes the protein MERERVVVTGLGVISPLGNDVATFWSGLTQGQSGVTLLDTFDTERFKSKIAGLVKNFDAKERFGVKEARRMDRFCHFALAAAQEAVTDSGLRMDEIDHERLGVYVGSGIGGLQTLLEQDRILSGRGPERVSPTLVPMMIANMASAMISIEYSAYGPTMAPVTACSIGNTAIGEAFHAIRGGRADIIIAGGSEAAVTEISLASFGNATALSTRNDEPEKASRPFDKGRDGFVMSEGAGILVLESLSHAKSRGARIYAEVIGYGSSSDAYHMVATHPEGDGAYRAMKLAVKDAGIEPAEIDVISAHATSTELGDATETAAIKRLLGEDAYRVPVTANKSMLGHMLGASGGAEAIALIKSLQEGIIPPTINQSEADPACDLDYVPNEAREAELTIGMSNSFGFGGHNAVIVLRKMTE